A genomic window from Rhizobium sp. EC-SD404 includes:
- a CDS encoding PRC-barrel domain-containing protein produces the protein MNVSSENIRATRVEGTEVRNSAGEHLGSVNDLVIGKRDGKVKYAIMSFGGFLGIGEEYHPLPWEKLTYDERQGSYIVDLSKDQLEGAPRYAREREFDWGDSENTRRINDYYGVPPYI, from the coding sequence ATGAACGTTTCTTCTGAAAACATCCGCGCCACACGCGTCGAAGGTACCGAGGTCCGCAACAGTGCGGGCGAGCATCTCGGTAGCGTCAACGACCTCGTGATCGGCAAGCGTGACGGCAAGGTGAAATACGCGATCATGTCGTTTGGCGGCTTTCTTGGGATCGGCGAAGAATACCATCCGCTGCCGTGGGAAAAGCTGACCTACGATGAGCGTCAGGGGAGCTATATCGTCGATCTCTCCAAGGACCAGTTGGAAGGTGCTCCGCGGTATGCGCGCGAACGGGAGTTCGATTGGGGCGACAGTGAAAACACGCGTCGCATCAACGATTACTACGGCGTCCCGCCTTACATTTGA
- a CDS encoding ATP-binding protein — MRVDIDMGETGENKPALLDLEELLATRLLVQGNSGSGKSHLLRRLLEQSAPWVQQCIIDPEGDFVTLADRFGHVVVDAARSEQELLRIAARIRRHRVSCVLNLEGLEADQQMRSAATFLNGLFDAERDYWYPVLVVVDEAQLFAPAAAGDVAEDARRASLGAMTNLMCRGRKRGLAGVIATQRLAKLAKNVAAEASNFLMGRTFLDIDMARAADLLGMDRRQAEMFRDLKRGKFVALGPALSRRPLPIAIGKVETEARSTSPKLTPLPDAPAPEDARDLIFTPGPAEPAVMTRRTAPPPRPTTDILAELAKAAPAGAQDEEEEDESTEAETETAAFERDRMIDGLLTAIVADPDAAFRSDGELYQDFLVRARIARLPGPAVTLAVFRRRFALARVGIDAEMAASDDWRQVANLAESLPDDVQAVFILVAKAALTGAACPSDATLARAYGTHSTRRARRLLDYFEERGLTVVRTDFAGKRIVAFPDLGCETGPGAADGPEANPVSLSAA, encoded by the coding sequence ATGCGCGTCGACATCGACATGGGAGAGACAGGCGAGAACAAGCCGGCCTTGCTCGATCTCGAAGAGTTGCTCGCGACGCGTCTCCTCGTTCAGGGCAATTCCGGCTCGGGCAAATCGCATCTCCTGCGGCGGCTTCTTGAGCAGAGCGCGCCCTGGGTCCAGCAATGCATCATCGATCCCGAGGGCGACTTCGTCACGCTGGCCGACCGGTTCGGACATGTGGTGGTGGATGCGGCCCGCTCGGAACAGGAATTGCTGCGGATCGCCGCGCGCATCCGCCGGCACCGTGTCTCCTGCGTCCTCAATCTCGAGGGGCTTGAAGCCGACCAGCAGATGCGGTCGGCGGCGACGTTCCTGAACGGCCTGTTCGATGCCGAGCGCGATTATTGGTACCCGGTTCTCGTGGTCGTGGACGAGGCCCAGCTGTTCGCGCCGGCGGCGGCCGGCGATGTGGCTGAAGATGCGCGACGTGCCTCGCTCGGCGCCATGACCAATTTGATGTGCCGAGGCCGAAAGCGTGGCCTTGCCGGCGTGATCGCGACGCAGCGGCTCGCCAAGCTTGCCAAGAACGTCGCCGCCGAAGCGTCCAACTTCCTGATGGGCCGTACCTTTCTCGACATCGACATGGCGCGTGCTGCCGATCTGCTCGGCATGGACCGCCGTCAGGCCGAAATGTTTCGGGACCTCAAGCGCGGCAAATTCGTCGCGCTCGGCCCGGCATTGTCGCGGCGTCCGCTGCCGATAGCCATTGGAAAGGTAGAGACGGAAGCCCGCTCGACCAGTCCAAAGCTGACGCCCCTGCCCGATGCGCCAGCGCCGGAGGATGCACGCGACCTCATTTTCACGCCGGGACCTGCCGAGCCTGCCGTGATGACGCGCCGAACTGCGCCACCACCGCGACCCACCACCGACATACTGGCAGAACTTGCCAAGGCTGCCCCTGCGGGCGCGCAGGACGAAGAAGAAGAAGACGAGTCGACTGAAGCCGAGACGGAAACGGCGGCTTTCGAGCGCGACAGGATGATCGACGGGTTGCTGACGGCGATCGTCGCCGATCCGGACGCCGCGTTCCGGAGCGATGGCGAGCTTTACCAGGACTTTCTCGTCCGCGCGCGGATTGCCCGGCTGCCCGGGCCGGCCGTGACACTGGCCGTGTTCCGGCGGCGCTTTGCGCTCGCTCGCGTCGGAATCGATGCGGAGATGGCGGCGAGCGACGACTGGCGCCAAGTCGCCAATCTGGCGGAATCGTTGCCGGACGACGTTCAGGCCGTGTTCATTCTCGTGGCGAAGGCTGCGCTGACTGGCGCCGCGTGCCCATCGGATGCGACACTGGCACGGGCCTATGGCACCCATTCGACGCGCCGAGCCCGCAGGTTGCTCGACTATTTCGAAGAGCGCGGGCTGACGGTGGTGCGGACCGATTTCGCGGGCAAGAGGATCGTGGCGTTCCCGGATCTCGGATGCGAGACAGGCCCTGGCGCAGCGGACGGGCCGGAAGCAAATCCGGTGTCGCTTTCAGCCGCATAG